A DNA window from Gillisia sp. Hel1_33_143 contains the following coding sequences:
- the speB gene encoding agmatinase, whose product MSKKNYAGIPDKYARIDEAKVVLIPVPYDGTSSWQKGADKGPEAFLHASENMELFDIETRTEVYKKGIYLAPPVTENASPEKMVEAVQKITKNYIDQEKFVTIFGGEHSVSIGTIRAFNDAFPDLTVVQLDAHADLRPEYEGSKCNHACALHEASKTTNLLQVGIRSMDISEMDHMDENQVYFAHDLYEDWMDDAIGQMTPNVFITIDLDAFDPSILPSTGTPEPGGLFWYETLEFLKMMFKKKNVVGFDIVELCPNEKDKSSDFLAAKLYYKMLCYKFKYQNHNPDEDEDE is encoded by the coding sequence ATGAGCAAAAAGAATTACGCCGGGATACCAGACAAATATGCCAGAATAGATGAGGCTAAAGTGGTATTGATTCCCGTTCCCTATGATGGAACAAGTTCTTGGCAAAAAGGGGCAGACAAAGGTCCTGAAGCATTTTTACATGCATCTGAGAACATGGAACTTTTCGACATCGAAACCCGCACAGAAGTTTACAAAAAAGGTATTTACTTGGCTCCACCGGTAACAGAGAACGCATCTCCAGAGAAAATGGTAGAAGCTGTTCAAAAGATTACCAAGAATTACATAGACCAGGAAAAATTTGTTACCATTTTTGGAGGTGAACATTCTGTAAGTATTGGAACAATTCGCGCGTTTAACGATGCTTTTCCAGATCTTACTGTAGTACAATTAGATGCTCATGCAGATTTAAGACCAGAATATGAAGGAAGCAAATGCAATCACGCATGTGCCCTTCACGAAGCAAGTAAAACTACCAACCTTTTGCAGGTAGGAATTAGATCTATGGATATTTCAGAAATGGACCACATGGATGAAAATCAGGTTTATTTTGCACATGATCTTTATGAAGATTGGATGGACGATGCTATTGGGCAGATGACTCCTAATGTTTTCATCACGATAGATCTTGATGCTTTTGACCCTTCTATTTTACCATCTACAGGAACTCCAGAACCGGGAGGACTTTTTTGGTATGAAACCTTAGAATTCTTGAAAATGATGTTCAAGAAAAAGAACGTTGTAGGGTTTGACATTGTAGAACTCTGTCCTAATGAAAAAGATAAATCTTCAGATTTTCTTGCAGCCAAATTATATTATAAAATGTTGTGCTATAAGTTCAAATATCAAAACCATAACCCAGACGAAGACGAAGATGAGTAA
- a CDS encoding mannosyltransferase — MKKFFQYHKMTLLMAVAVVLFYFSFAYDLDRADFIKLFGLYTGAFFLTWKIVKIEKSQFWLLATLALVFRLIFLFAIPNLSQDFYRFIWDGRMIAAGWNPYLYLPENLIASGTAPIAQAPELYKGMGALNASHYTNYPPLNQIIFALAGILSGKSILGAVVVLRSVIILADLGTLYFGRKLLKKLKLPEYQIFWFILNPFIIIELTGNLHFEGVMIFLLILSLYYLVIKKWILSAVFIALSISLKLLPLIFLPLLFRFFSKKNNAYNLNFGKLILYYLIVGAVVILSFLPFLSSELISNFMDSIGLWFQKFEFNASIYYVVRWVGFQVKGYNIIATAGKVLPVLVILIIGALALFRKNNSLKKLIVSMLLTVSVYFFLSTTIHPWYVAMPLILSVFTRYKFALIWSFIVILSYTAYIHEIYHENLWLVALEYIVVIGMFMYEVFWLKLESPSRLFAFGDNDEVSDVNDSAKEMSR, encoded by the coding sequence ATGAAGAAGTTCTTTCAATACCACAAAATGACCTTGCTAATGGCAGTCGCGGTGGTATTGTTCTATTTCTCTTTTGCATACGATCTAGATCGCGCAGATTTTATTAAACTTTTTGGACTTTACACGGGAGCTTTCTTTTTAACCTGGAAGATCGTCAAGATCGAGAAGAGCCAATTCTGGTTACTCGCAACGCTGGCATTAGTTTTTAGGTTGATTTTTCTCTTTGCTATTCCCAATCTCTCACAAGATTTTTATCGATTTATATGGGATGGCAGAATGATCGCCGCGGGATGGAATCCATATTTATATTTACCTGAAAATTTAATAGCTTCGGGAACAGCTCCTATCGCTCAGGCTCCTGAGTTATATAAAGGAATGGGAGCTTTGAATGCGAGTCATTACACCAATTATCCACCGCTAAATCAGATCATATTTGCATTAGCTGGGATACTTTCAGGAAAGAGTATTTTAGGTGCTGTAGTAGTGCTAAGATCGGTGATCATTTTAGCAGATCTTGGAACTTTATATTTTGGAAGAAAATTGCTAAAGAAATTAAAGTTACCGGAATATCAGATCTTTTGGTTTATACTCAATCCGTTTATTATTATAGAACTTACCGGAAACCTTCATTTTGAAGGGGTGATGATATTTTTACTCATACTTTCGCTTTACTATTTAGTTATAAAAAAATGGATCTTAAGTGCTGTTTTTATCGCGCTTTCCATTTCTCTTAAACTTTTACCGTTGATCTTTTTACCCTTGTTATTTAGATTTTTCAGCAAGAAAAATAATGCTTACAATCTAAATTTTGGAAAGTTGATCTTGTATTATCTTATAGTAGGAGCTGTGGTTATTTTAAGCTTTCTTCCTTTCCTTTCTTCAGAATTGATCTCGAACTTTATGGATAGTATTGGCTTATGGTTTCAAAAATTTGAATTCAATGCCAGTATTTATTATGTGGTGAGGTGGGTTGGCTTTCAAGTTAAAGGCTACAATATTATCGCTACTGCAGGAAAGGTGCTGCCTGTACTTGTTATTCTTATTATTGGAGCATTGGCTTTGTTCAGAAAAAACAATTCCTTAAAGAAGCTTATTGTGAGTATGTTGTTAACGGTAAGTGTTTATTTCTTTCTTTCTACAACCATTCACCCTTGGTATGTAGCAATGCCCTTAATACTTTCTGTATTTACCAGATATAAATTTGCCCTGATCTGGTCTTTTATAGTGATTCTCAGTTATACCGCTTACATACATGAAATTTATCACGAAAATTTATGGCTTGTAGCACTAGAATATATAGTGGTAATAGGAATGTTTATGTATGAAGTGTTTTGGCTTAAATTAGAATCTCCATCAAGACTCTTTGCCTTTGGCGATAATGATGAGGTTTCTGATGTAAATGATAGCGCCAAAGAAATGAGCCGATAA
- a CDS encoding ketopantoate reductase family protein: MNILIYGTGGVGGYFGGRIADAGYKVSMIARGEHLEAIQQNGLEVESINGNFRVEPFLATDDLSKVPSPDLIILGIKSWQIPEAAKALKPFVGEETMILPLQNGANNVENLLKVFPKKNVIGGLCNIVTFVTGPGQIKHASRDPLITFGELDNSKSERILQLKEIFDDSKITNIIPENIQIEIWQKFLFITTVSGLGGLTRVSIDVMRESEYLYGLMKNTAKEILAVANAKGIALSQKNYDWAFEVIQKLPVGTTASTQRDIMSGKPSELENFNGYIVKEGKRLGIATPVNEYVYECLLPMEKKARAQ; the protein is encoded by the coding sequence ATGAATATATTAATATACGGTACCGGTGGCGTAGGTGGTTATTTTGGGGGAAGAATTGCAGATGCCGGATATAAAGTTAGTATGATTGCCAGAGGTGAACACTTAGAAGCAATTCAGCAAAACGGATTGGAAGTAGAGAGCATCAATGGTAATTTTAGAGTTGAACCTTTTCTTGCTACAGACGATCTTAGTAAAGTTCCATCTCCAGATCTAATAATTTTAGGAATTAAATCTTGGCAAATTCCTGAGGCTGCTAAAGCATTAAAGCCTTTTGTTGGAGAAGAAACCATGATCTTACCGTTGCAAAATGGGGCCAATAATGTTGAAAATCTACTAAAAGTATTTCCTAAAAAGAATGTCATAGGAGGGCTTTGTAATATTGTGACTTTCGTAACGGGCCCCGGACAAATAAAACACGCTTCTCGAGATCCGCTGATCACTTTTGGAGAACTTGATAATTCTAAATCGGAGAGAATCCTTCAGCTAAAAGAGATCTTTGATGATTCGAAAATCACCAATATTATTCCCGAAAACATTCAAATAGAGATCTGGCAGAAATTTTTGTTTATTACCACCGTTAGCGGTCTTGGTGGACTCACTCGAGTATCTATAGATGTTATGCGAGAAAGCGAGTATTTATATGGTCTTATGAAAAATACAGCTAAGGAAATTTTGGCTGTTGCAAATGCCAAAGGAATAGCGCTTTCTCAAAAGAATTATGACTGGGCTTTTGAGGTTATTCAGAAACTTCCGGTAGGAACCACGGCTTCTACTCAAAGGGATATTATGAGCGGAAAACCTTCAGAATTGGAAAATTTTAATGGCTATATAGTTAAAGAAGGCAAGCGTTTGGGAATTGCTACACCTGTAAATGAATATGTTTATGAGTGTTTATTGCCCATGGAGAAGAAGGCCAGAGCTCAGTAA
- a CDS encoding MmcQ/YjbR family DNA-binding protein, producing MDIDVLRDYCLAKKGVTEELPFGPDTLVFKVMGKMFALVGLDEVPLRVNLKCDPEKAIQLREEYPEIILPGYHMNKQHWNTVVLNGTINSSMIFELIDHSYTLVVSSLTKKLQQELNSL from the coding sequence ATGGATATCGATGTTCTAAGAGATTATTGCCTAGCCAAAAAAGGCGTTACAGAAGAACTTCCCTTTGGTCCGGATACCTTAGTTTTTAAAGTGATGGGAAAAATGTTCGCTTTGGTTGGTTTAGATGAGGTGCCTTTACGAGTGAATTTAAAATGCGATCCGGAGAAAGCAATTCAGCTAAGAGAAGAATATCCGGAAATTATTTTACCGGGATACCATATGAATAAACAACACTGGAATACGGTTGTTTTAAATGGAACTATCAATAGCTCAATGATCTTTGAATTGATAGATCACTCTTATACGTTAGTTGTTTCCAGCCTTACCAAAAAATTACAACAAGAACTTAACAGCCTATAA
- a CDS encoding deoxyhypusine synthase family protein: MSKGAISQFIKKYYLHFNSAALVDAAEAYEKQLAQGSKMLVSLAGAMSTAEIGKIFAEMIRKDKLQIISCTGANLEEDVMNLVAHSHYKRVPNYRDLTPQDEWDLLEKGLNRVTDTCIPEEEAFRRIQEHIVKIWKDAEAAGERYFPHEYMYKLLLSGVLEEYYEIDLKDSWMYAAAEKNLPIVVPGWEDSTMGNIFASYVLKGELKASTMKSGIEYMTFLADWYTENSKEGIGFFQIGGGIAGDFPICVVPMLYQDMERTDTPFWNYFCQISDSTTSYGSYSGAVPNEKITWGKLDINTPKFIIESDATIVAPLIFAYLLDM; the protein is encoded by the coding sequence ATGAGTAAAGGAGCGATTTCCCAATTTATTAAAAAATATTATTTACACTTTAATTCTGCAGCGCTTGTAGATGCTGCTGAAGCATACGAAAAACAACTTGCTCAAGGTTCTAAAATGTTGGTTTCTCTTGCAGGAGCAATGAGTACTGCCGAAATAGGAAAAATATTTGCTGAAATGATCCGTAAGGATAAATTGCAAATAATTTCTTGTACAGGTGCCAACTTGGAAGAAGATGTAATGAATTTAGTAGCGCATTCTCACTACAAAAGAGTGCCAAATTACAGAGATTTAACTCCTCAAGATGAGTGGGATCTTTTAGAAAAAGGACTAAACAGAGTTACAGATACTTGTATTCCTGAAGAAGAAGCTTTTAGAAGAATTCAAGAGCACATTGTTAAGATCTGGAAAGATGCTGAAGCTGCCGGAGAACGTTATTTCCCGCATGAATACATGTATAAATTATTGCTTTCTGGAGTATTAGAAGAGTATTACGAAATAGATCTTAAAGATTCTTGGATGTATGCTGCAGCCGAAAAGAACTTACCAATTGTAGTACCGGGATGGGAAGACAGCACAATGGGTAACATTTTTGCTTCTTATGTTCTTAAAGGTGAATTGAAAGCTAGCACTATGAAATCTGGAATTGAGTATATGACTTTTCTTGCAGATTGGTATACTGAAAATTCTAAAGAAGGAATTGGATTCTTCCAAATTGGTGGAGGTATCGCAGGAGATTTCCCAATTTGTGTAGTGCCAATGTTGTATCAAGATATGGAAAGAACAGATACTCCTTTTTGGAACTATTTCTGCCAGATCTCAGATTCTACCACAAGTTACGGATCTTACTCTGGAGCTGTTCCAAATGAAAAGATCACTTGGGGTAAATTAGACATCAATACACCTAAGTTTATAATTGAAAGTGATGCTACAATTGTAGCTCCATTAATATTCGCTTACTTATTGGATATGTAA
- a CDS encoding MutS-related protein: MTTLEFYTQEKNKQEDLLKTANKKLSLSSLLRLAVFLITAFGIYYFFGDFKVIAFIFLVGIAIFLFLVSRHSDMQYQRDKIKQLVEINAQEIRVLQRNYSDLPTGKEYENPLHPFSHDIDLFGKGSFFQYINRAALREGEIKLAGILTENSIDGIVKKQEAIKELADKVLWRQEFTAVANLVKTETPSNTVLEWFRSYKSFVPKYIPWVAAGFSIISLLLCIGYFADYVTGLQFFLWFLAGLLYSGFYLRNVNLLSMSVDKVQDTFHQYHQLLGMMENTEFSSGILKKQQQEIHSETKKASAIFKEFSKAIDSLDQRSNFLIGVLLNGFLLWDLQQSYKLEKWIRNYHQNVKSWFEVIEKMDAYNSLGNFAFNHPQFVFPNINSDEHIIKATSLAHPLLNPEKRIANNFSIENEQFFIITGANMAGKSTFLRTVSLQIVMANIGLPVCATSCDYSPIKLITSMRTTDSLSDDESYFFSELKRLQFIVNEIKTDKYFIILDEILKGTNSTDKAIGSRKFIQKLVGSHSTGIIATHDLSLCEVATELPQVENHYFDAEIINDELHFDYKFKDGICQNMNASFLLKKMKIVD, translated from the coding sequence ATGACAACATTAGAATTTTATACGCAAGAAAAAAATAAACAGGAAGATCTATTAAAAACTGCCAATAAAAAGCTGAGTCTTTCCAGCTTGCTTAGGTTGGCTGTTTTTCTAATTACTGCTTTTGGCATCTATTACTTTTTCGGCGATTTTAAGGTGATTGCTTTTATATTTCTTGTAGGTATCGCCATTTTTCTATTTTTAGTATCTCGGCATTCTGATATGCAATATCAGAGAGATAAGATCAAACAATTGGTAGAGATCAATGCTCAGGAAATAAGAGTGCTTCAAAGGAATTATTCAGATCTGCCAACTGGTAAAGAATATGAAAATCCGTTACATCCTTTTAGTCACGATATTGATCTTTTTGGGAAAGGTTCTTTTTTTCAATATATAAACAGAGCAGCACTAAGAGAAGGAGAGATCAAACTTGCGGGAATTTTAACTGAAAATTCAATTGATGGAATTGTTAAGAAACAAGAAGCCATTAAGGAGTTGGCAGATAAAGTGCTGTGGAGACAAGAATTCACGGCGGTAGCCAATCTTGTGAAAACTGAAACTCCTTCAAACACAGTGCTTGAATGGTTCCGTAGTTATAAAAGTTTTGTTCCGAAATACATTCCGTGGGTTGCGGCCGGGTTTTCTATTATTTCGCTGCTTCTTTGTATTGGTTATTTTGCAGATTACGTTACCGGACTGCAATTTTTTCTTTGGTTTTTGGCAGGATTGCTTTATTCCGGGTTCTATTTAAGAAATGTGAACCTACTATCTATGAGTGTAGATAAAGTGCAGGATACTTTTCATCAATATCACCAATTATTGGGAATGATGGAGAATACCGAATTTTCTTCTGGGATTTTAAAAAAGCAACAACAGGAAATACATTCTGAAACTAAAAAAGCATCTGCCATTTTTAAAGAATTTTCTAAAGCGATAGATTCTTTAGACCAGAGAAGCAATTTTTTGATCGGAGTTTTGCTAAACGGATTTTTATTGTGGGATCTTCAACAATCTTATAAACTCGAAAAATGGATCAGGAACTATCATCAAAATGTGAAAAGTTGGTTTGAGGTAATTGAAAAGATGGATGCTTATAACAGTCTCGGGAATTTTGCTTTTAATCACCCGCAATTTGTGTTTCCAAATATCAATTCAGATGAGCATATCATAAAAGCTACTAGTCTTGCGCATCCATTATTGAATCCTGAAAAGCGTATCGCAAATAATTTCAGTATAGAAAATGAACAATTTTTTATAATTACCGGAGCGAACATGGCGGGAAAAAGTACTTTTTTAAGAACGGTTTCTTTGCAAATTGTCATGGCAAATATTGGATTGCCGGTTTGTGCTACCAGTTGCGATTATTCTCCTATAAAACTCATTACGAGCATGCGCACCACAGATTCGTTAAGCGATGATGAATCTTATTTCTTTTCAGAATTAAAACGACTTCAGTTTATTGTAAATGAAATTAAAACCGATAAATATTTTATCATATTAGATGAAATTTTGAAAGGTACCAATAGTACCGATAAAGCGATTGGTTCCAGAAAATTCATTCAAAAGTTAGTTGGTTCACATTCTACAGGAATTATTGCTACGCACGATCTTAGTTTATGTGAAGTGGCTACAGAATTACCTCAAGTGGAAAACCATTATTTTGATGCAGAGATAATCAATGATGAATTGCATTTTGACTATAAATTTAAGGATGGAATTTGCCAGAATATGAATGCTTCCTTTCTTTTGAAAAAGATGAAGATCGTAGACTAA
- a CDS encoding lipid-A-disaccharide synthase N-terminal domain-containing protein: MKDWLVYGIGFLAQLMFSSRLIIQWLRSEKAKEVKTPTIFWKLSLLGAIFFFIYGYLRDDIAIMIGQALIYAVYFRNLQLKGHWKDSNIFLKVAVIVSPILITLYMVFFATLDWSKLFHGENLALWIVLMGIIGQIIYTGRFIYQWYYSEKNQESTLPKTFWIISLTGSAIIFTYAIFRKDPVLLSAHFFGAIIYIRNLIIIAKGKES, from the coding sequence ATGAAAGACTGGTTGGTTTACGGAATTGGTTTTCTTGCACAACTTATGTTTTCTTCAAGATTGATCATTCAATGGCTAAGATCTGAAAAAGCAAAAGAGGTAAAAACACCTACTATTTTTTGGAAATTGAGCCTTCTTGGAGCAATCTTTTTCTTCATCTACGGATATTTGAGAGATGATATTGCCATTATGATCGGTCAAGCGTTAATATATGCTGTTTACTTTAGAAACCTTCAGTTAAAAGGACATTGGAAAGATTCAAACATATTCCTTAAAGTAGCAGTTATTGTTTCTCCTATCCTTATCACGCTATATATGGTATTTTTTGCTACCCTAGATTGGAGCAAATTATTCCACGGAGAAAATCTAGCTTTATGGATAGTTTTAATGGGTATAATAGGCCAAATAATTTATACCGGTAGGTTTATTTATCAGTGGTATTATTCAGAAAAAAATCAGGAGTCCACATTGCCAAAAACTTTTTGGATCATCAGTTTAACTGGGTCTGCAATTATTTTTACCTATGCAATCTTCAGAAAAGATCCGGTCCTATTATCGGCTCATTTCTTTGGCGCTATCATTTACATCAGAAACCTCATCATTATCGCCAAAGGCAAAGAGTCTTGA
- a CDS encoding DUF4230 domain-containing protein, with the protein MEYLFIGLAAGAIVAYFIFARFSNHNKKQKADEQSVILMDKIKSVCKFITVEGDFSEIYHYENLKEKYVSLIFGKKKAIVLITAKAHIGFDLSKIRMDSDNEAKKIILTNFPQPELLTVETDFKYYDKREGWANPFTTSDLTDINRDAKKHIVDKIPQSGLLEKARKEALSTILLIEKIVETIGWKLDYTALETQTEEQPKLK; encoded by the coding sequence ATGGAATATCTTTTTATAGGACTTGCCGCCGGTGCCATTGTTGCTTATTTCATTTTTGCCAGATTCAGCAATCATAATAAGAAGCAGAAGGCAGATGAGCAATCGGTGATCTTGATGGATAAGATCAAGAGCGTTTGTAAATTCATCACCGTAGAAGGCGATTTCTCTGAGATCTATCATTATGAAAATCTGAAAGAGAAATATGTGAGTCTTATCTTCGGAAAGAAAAAAGCCATTGTTCTTATTACTGCAAAAGCTCATATAGGTTTTGATCTTAGTAAGATCAGGATGGATAGCGATAACGAAGCAAAGAAGATCATACTTACCAATTTTCCGCAGCCGGAATTATTAACGGTAGAAACAGATTTTAAATATTACGATAAGCGTGAAGGTTGGGCAAATCCTTTTACCACTTCAGATCTTACCGATATAAATAGAGATGCGAAAAAGCATATTGTAGACAAGATCCCTCAAAGCGGACTTTTGGAAAAAGCCAGAAAAGAAGCATTGAGTACCATTCTTCTTATTGAAAAAATAGTAGAAACTATTGGTTGGAAGCTAGATTATACTGCCTTAGAAACTCAAACCGAAGAGCAGCCGAAATTGAAATAA
- a CDS encoding leucine--tRNA ligase: MSYHFNEIEAKWQKYWAENQTFQAKNNSDKPKYYVLDMFPYPSGAGLHVGHPLGYIASDIYARFKRHKGFNVLHPQGYDSFGLPAEQYAIQTGQHPAITTEENIARYREQLDKIGFSFDWSREVRTSNAEYYKWTQWIFIQLFDSWYDVAEDKSRAISELVGIFAAEGNSAVNAACDDEIEEFSAADWNAYSEEEKQQILLKYRLTYLAETEVNWCPQLGTVLANDEIVNGVSERGGYPVVRKKMTQWSMRISAFAERLLQGLENIDWSESLKESQRNWIGKSVGALVKFKEQNTGIDISVFTTRPDTIYGVTFMTLAPEHELVEKITTAKQKEEVEAYIKASARRSERERMADVKTISGVFTGAYAEHPLTKEPIPIWIGDYVLAGYGTGAVMAVPCGDQRDYDFAKHFELPIKNIFENVDISEEAFSGKEGTVIANSDFLSGLSYKEALNKAILELEKLGRGKGKTNYRLRDAVFSRQRYWGEPFPVYYVNGLPQMIEKEHLPLRLPEVEKYLPTETGEPPLGNSSEWAWDTKNNKVVSNEMLKQVQHDEANKNVTPSEVEGSLDNGIYPLELNTMPGWAGSSWYFFRYMDAQNEDRFTSEEAQNYWENVDLYIGGSEHATGHLLYSRFWTKFLYDRKMVTVEEPFKKLINQGMILGTSAFVYRIEGENKFVSKNFIEGKNVQPIHADVSFVNASEELDVEAFKKWRPEFGNAEFVTEDGKYIVGREVEKMSKSKYNVVNPDEICQQYGADTLRMYEMFLGPLEQAKPWNTAGITGVHSFLKKFWKLYFNGETFEVSDAKPSADSLKTLHKTIKKVTEDIAAFSFNTSVSTFMICVNELSAQKCNQREILKPLAILLAPYAPHIAEELWQKLGHSESISTAEYPVFEEKYLIESTKEYPVSFNGKMRFTLELPLDMGKDEIEKTVMADERTQKQLEGRTPKKVIVVPGKIVNIVG; encoded by the coding sequence ATGAGTTACCATTTTAACGAGATTGAGGCCAAGTGGCAGAAATATTGGGCAGAGAACCAAACTTTTCAAGCAAAGAACAATAGCGATAAACCTAAATATTATGTGCTGGATATGTTTCCTTATCCATCTGGTGCAGGATTACATGTTGGGCATCCGCTAGGTTATATTGCCAGTGATATCTATGCTAGATTCAAGCGTCATAAAGGTTTTAATGTGTTGCATCCTCAAGGTTATGATAGTTTTGGATTACCTGCAGAGCAGTATGCTATTCAAACCGGTCAACATCCTGCTATAACTACAGAAGAGAATATTGCCAGATATAGAGAACAATTAGATAAAATAGGATTTTCTTTTGATTGGAGCAGAGAAGTGCGCACCAGTAATGCAGAGTATTACAAATGGACGCAATGGATCTTTATTCAGCTTTTTGATTCTTGGTATGATGTTGCTGAAGATAAATCTAGAGCAATTTCAGAATTGGTAGGAATTTTTGCTGCGGAAGGAAACTCTGCGGTAAATGCTGCTTGTGATGATGAAATTGAAGAATTTTCTGCTGCAGATTGGAATGCTTATTCTGAAGAAGAAAAACAACAAATCTTATTAAAATACAGACTTACTTATTTAGCTGAAACCGAGGTGAACTGGTGCCCACAATTGGGAACTGTGTTGGCTAATGACGAAATTGTGAATGGAGTTTCAGAGCGTGGAGGATATCCTGTTGTTCGCAAGAAAATGACACAATGGAGCATGCGTATCTCTGCGTTTGCTGAAAGATTATTGCAAGGTCTGGAAAACATAGATTGGAGCGAAAGCTTAAAAGAAAGTCAGCGTAACTGGATCGGGAAATCTGTGGGTGCTTTGGTGAAATTCAAGGAACAAAATACCGGAATAGATATTTCAGTTTTCACCACAAGACCAGATACTATTTACGGAGTAACTTTTATGACCCTTGCGCCGGAACATGAATTGGTAGAAAAGATAACCACCGCAAAGCAAAAAGAAGAAGTTGAAGCCTATATAAAAGCATCAGCAAGAAGAAGTGAGCGTGAGCGTATGGCAGATGTAAAGACTATATCAGGAGTTTTTACAGGTGCTTATGCAGAACATCCTCTAACTAAAGAGCCAATTCCTATCTGGATTGGAGATTATGTACTTGCAGGCTATGGAACCGGAGCTGTAATGGCGGTGCCATGTGGAGATCAACGTGATTATGATTTTGCGAAGCATTTTGAGCTTCCTATCAAGAATATTTTTGAAAATGTAGATATTTCTGAAGAAGCTTTTTCAGGAAAAGAAGGAACTGTTATTGCAAATTCAGATTTTCTTAGCGGACTTTCTTATAAAGAAGCTTTAAACAAAGCCATTCTGGAATTAGAAAAATTAGGCAGAGGTAAAGGAAAGACCAATTATAGATTGAGAGATGCGGTTTTCTCTCGCCAAAGATATTGGGGAGAACCATTTCCTGTGTACTACGTAAACGGACTTCCGCAAATGATCGAAAAAGAACATTTGCCATTAAGATTGCCTGAAGTTGAGAAATATTTACCAACCGAAACAGGAGAACCTCCTCTAGGAAACTCTTCTGAATGGGCTTGGGATACAAAGAATAATAAAGTGGTTTCTAATGAGATGCTGAAACAAGTTCAGCATGACGAAGCTAATAAAAATGTCACCCCGAGCGAAGTCGAGGGGTCTTTAGACAATGGAATATATCCTTTGGAGCTAAATACCATGCCTGGATGGGCAGGAAGTTCTTGGTATTTCTTTAGATATATGGATGCTCAAAATGAAGATAGATTTACTTCAGAAGAAGCTCAGAACTACTGGGAAAATGTAGACCTATATATTGGTGGTAGCGAGCATGCTACTGGTCACTTGTTATATTCAAGATTTTGGACCAAGTTCTTATATGACCGTAAAATGGTAACTGTAGAAGAACCTTTCAAAAAATTGATCAACCAAGGGATGATCTTGGGAACCAGTGCTTTTGTGTACAGAATAGAAGGAGAGAACAAATTTGTTTCTAAGAATTTTATCGAAGGTAAAAATGTACAGCCAATTCATGCAGATGTTTCTTTTGTAAATGCTTCTGAAGAATTAGATGTTGAAGCTTTCAAAAAATGGAGGCCAGAGTTTGGAAATGCTGAGTTTGTAACTGAAGATGGAAAGTATATTGTAGGTAGAGAGGTAGAGAAAATGTCTAAATCTAAGTACAATGTGGTAAATCCAGATGAGATCTGTCAGCAATATGGCGCAGATACTTTAAGGATGTACGAAATGTTCTTAGGGCCTTTAGAACAGGCAAAACCTTGGAATACTGCTGGAATCACAGGAGTGCATAGTTTCTTGAAAAAATTCTGGAAATTATATTTCAACGGAGAAACATTTGAAGTTTCAGACGCGAAGCCTTCAGCAGATTCTTTAAAAACACTTCATAAGACCATCAAAAAAGTAACCGAAGATATCGCAGCTTTCAGCTTTAATACTTCAGTTTCAACCTTTATGATCTGTGTAAATGAACTTTCAGCGCAAAAATGCAATCAGAGAGAGATCTTAAAACCTTTAGCTATTCTTTTAGCGCCTTACGCTCCGCATATTGCTGAAGAGTTATGGCAAAAATTAGGTCATTCTGAATCTATTTCAACAGCTGAATATCCTGTGTTTGAAGAGAAGTATTTAATAGAAAGCACCAAAGAATATCCAGTTTCCTTTAACGGGAAAATGAGATTTACGTTGGAATTGCCTTTAGATATGGGCAAAGATGAAATAGAAAAAACGGTGATGGCAGATGAAAGAACCCAAAAACAATTGGAAGGAAGAACTCCTAAAAAGGTGATCGTTGTTCCCGGAAAGATCGTAAATATTGTAGGCTAA